A portion of the Babylonia areolata isolate BAREFJ2019XMU chromosome 16, ASM4173473v1, whole genome shotgun sequence genome contains these proteins:
- the LOC143291142 gene encoding uncharacterized protein LOC143291142, with product MGFVMPHAIILVAGGVVGLALILQIVGLATPAWVTFELTYPVLGVQTVSYNIGLWKVCASGNCRKISFSSPTFGDDDDDDDVPDWLNACRAFGILGVLAMAASLFCAVLTCVMSDKAKMFTLVAAGVAAVGAVCSMIEFAVYAREEPYLNQSSQHVSLGYSFILSVVAFVLAVVAVALFIVGQRKVQ from the exons ATGGGGTTCGTCATGCCACACGCCATCATCCTGGTGGCCGGAGGAGTTGTGGGCCTTGCTCTCATCTTACAGATCGTGGGCCTGGCCACGCCAGCATGGGTCACTTTCGAGTTGACTTATCCAGTGTTAGGAGTGCAAAC AGTATCCTATAATATTGGCCTGTGGAAAGTGTGCGCCAGCGGTAACTGTCGTAAAATCTCGTTCAGCAGTCCTACCtttggcgatgacgatgatgacg acgatgTTCCGGACTGGCTCAATGCGTGTCGAGCGTTTGGCATCCTTGGCGTGCTGGCGATGGCAGcgtctttgttctgtgctgtactgaccTGCGTCATGAGTGACAAGGCCAAGATGTTCACACTCGTTGCGGCAGGTGTTGCCGCTGTTGGAG ctgtctgttccatgattgAGTTCGCGGTGTACGCTAGAGAAGAGCCCTACCTGAATCAGTCATCCCAACACGTCAGCCTGGGCTACAGCTTTATCCTCAGCGTTGTGGCCTTCGTGTTAGCTGTGGTGGCTGTTGCCCTCTTCATCGTGGGGCAAAGGAAAGTGCAGTAA